One Amycolatopsis sp. NBC_00355 genomic window carries:
- the tyrS gene encoding tyrosine--tRNA ligase has translation MSEHILDELSWRGLIAQSTDIDALRRELDQGPVTLYCGFDPTAPSLHAGNLVPLLMLKRFQRAGHRPIVLAGGATGMIGDPRDTGERTLNTLDVVAEWAGRIRGQLERFVDFDDSPIGAVVENNLNWTGQQNVLEFLRDVGKHFSINVMLNRETVKRRLESDGMSYTEFSYLLLQSQDYQQLYRQYGCKLQVGGSDQWGNLVGGVDLIRRTEGAGVHALTAPLVTDAEGRKFGKSTGGGNLWLDPDMTSPYAWYQYFVNVGDADVVRYLRMFTFLDQEEIAALAEDTEQRPHLRSAQKRLAEEFTSLVHGEDQTRQVINASQALFGRGELADLDERTLDAAMAEVPNGKVDSSGEATIVDLLLAGGLVDSKGAARRTVKEGGAYVNNVKIADEEWKPASEDALHGKWLVVRRGRRNVAGVALGG, from the coding sequence GTGAGCGAACACATCCTCGACGAGCTGTCCTGGCGCGGCCTCATCGCGCAGTCCACCGACATCGACGCCCTCCGGCGCGAGCTCGACCAGGGTCCTGTGACGCTCTATTGCGGTTTCGACCCCACCGCGCCCAGCCTGCACGCCGGCAACCTCGTCCCGCTGCTCATGCTCAAGCGGTTCCAGCGCGCCGGGCACCGGCCGATCGTGCTGGCCGGCGGCGCGACCGGAATGATCGGCGACCCGCGGGACACCGGTGAGCGCACCCTGAACACCCTCGACGTCGTCGCCGAGTGGGCCGGGCGCATCCGCGGCCAGCTGGAGCGGTTCGTCGACTTCGACGACAGCCCGATCGGCGCGGTCGTCGAGAACAACCTCAACTGGACCGGCCAGCAGAACGTCCTGGAGTTCCTGCGCGACGTCGGGAAGCACTTCTCGATCAACGTCATGCTCAACCGGGAGACGGTCAAGCGCCGGCTCGAGAGCGACGGCATGTCGTACACCGAGTTCAGCTACCTGCTCCTGCAGTCGCAGGACTACCAGCAGCTCTACCGCCAGTACGGCTGCAAGCTGCAGGTCGGCGGGTCCGACCAGTGGGGCAACCTCGTCGGCGGGGTGGACCTGATCCGCCGCACCGAAGGGGCGGGCGTGCACGCGCTGACCGCGCCGCTGGTCACCGACGCCGAGGGCCGCAAGTTCGGCAAGTCCACCGGCGGCGGCAACCTGTGGCTCGACCCGGACATGACCTCGCCGTACGCCTGGTACCAGTACTTCGTCAACGTGGGTGACGCCGACGTGGTCCGCTACCTGCGGATGTTCACGTTCCTCGACCAGGAGGAGATCGCCGCGCTGGCCGAGGACACCGAACAACGGCCCCACCTGCGCTCCGCGCAGAAACGGCTGGCCGAGGAGTTCACCAGCCTGGTGCACGGCGAGGACCAGACCCGGCAGGTGATCAACGCCAGCCAGGCCCTGTTCGGCCGCGGCGAGCTGGCCGACCTCGACGAGCGCACGCTCGACGCGGCCATGGCCGAGGTCCCGAACGGGAAGGTCGACTCGTCCGGGGAGGCGACGATCGTCGACCTGCTGCTGGCCGGGGGACTGGTCGACAGCAAGGGCGCCGCGCGTCGCACGGTGAAGGAAGGCGGCGCGTACGTGAACAACGTGAAGATCGCCGACGAGGAGTGGAAGCCCGCTTCGGAGGACGCGCTCCACGGCAAGTGGCTCGTCGTCCGCCGGGGCCGGCGCAACGTCGCCGGCGTCGCGCTCGGCGGCTAG
- a CDS encoding DNA-3-methyladenine glycosylase, which produces MSGDAGRLFTRAELALDPVDLAHLLLGSVLEATGPDGTVGVRLVEVEAYRGEDDPASHCYRGRTPRNAVMWGPAGHLYVYFVYGMHFCANVVGTHEDMPGAVLLRAGEVVSGLDVVRKRRPNARGTGELAKGPAILTSVLRVDREQNGVDLTDPASPVRLYVGERVPAERIRVGPRVGVATAIDTPWRFWDGASAAVSTYRRGGKRRVRPAS; this is translated from the coding sequence TTGAGCGGCGACGCAGGCCGGTTGTTCACCCGCGCCGAACTGGCACTGGACCCGGTCGACCTGGCCCACCTGCTGCTCGGGTCCGTGCTGGAGGCGACCGGGCCCGACGGCACCGTCGGCGTCCGGCTGGTCGAGGTCGAGGCCTACCGCGGCGAGGACGATCCGGCGTCGCACTGCTACCGCGGCCGGACCCCGCGCAACGCGGTCATGTGGGGTCCCGCGGGGCACCTCTACGTGTACTTCGTCTACGGGATGCACTTCTGCGCGAACGTCGTCGGCACCCACGAGGACATGCCGGGCGCGGTCCTGCTGCGAGCCGGCGAAGTCGTCTCGGGTCTCGACGTCGTCCGCAAGCGGCGCCCGAACGCCCGGGGGACCGGCGAGCTGGCCAAGGGCCCGGCGATCCTCACGTCCGTGCTGCGCGTCGACCGTGAGCAGAACGGCGTCGACCTGACCGACCCGGCGTCGCCGGTGCGGCTGTACGTCGGCGAGCGCGTACCGGCCGAACGGATCCGGGTCGGCCCCCGCGTCGGCGTCGCGACGGCGATCGACACGCCGTGGCGGTTCTGGGACGGCGCCTCCGCGGCCGTGTCCACCTACCGCCGCGGCGGGAAGCGCCGGGTCCGACCCGCCAGTTAG
- the argH gene encoding argininosuccinate lyase: protein MSGNEQPVQLWGGRFASGPAEAMAALSASTHFDWRLAPYDIAGSRAHARVLSKAGLLTGDELAGMLTALDTLAQDVASGAFTPTIADEDVHTALERGLLERAGTDLGGKLRAGRSRNDQVATLFRMWLRDAARRVVAGTLDIIDALVSQAKRHPDAILPGRTHLQHAQPVLLAHHLMAHGQALLRDVSRLQDWDARTAESPYGSGALAGSSLGLDPEAVAEELGFATSVENSIDGTASRDFVAEFAFAVSMLAINLSRIAEEVIIWNTAEFGYVTLDDAWATGSSIMPQKKNPDVAELTRGKAGRLIGNLTGLLATLKAQPLAYNRDLQEDKEPVFDSVEQLELLFPAIAGMLATLTFHTERLAELAPAGFTLATDIAEWLVRQGVPFRVAHEAAGESVRVAESRGVGLDELTDEEFEKINPALTSAVREVLTVEGSVQSRDARGGTAPVRVAEQRARLEERVTAARHWLN from the coding sequence GTGAGCGGGAACGAGCAGCCGGTGCAGCTGTGGGGCGGCCGGTTCGCCAGCGGTCCGGCGGAGGCCATGGCGGCGCTGAGCGCGTCGACGCACTTCGACTGGCGCCTGGCGCCCTACGACATCGCCGGGTCCCGCGCGCACGCGCGCGTGCTGAGCAAGGCGGGCCTGCTCACCGGCGACGAGCTGGCCGGGATGCTGACCGCGCTGGACACCCTCGCCCAGGACGTCGCCTCGGGGGCGTTCACCCCGACGATCGCCGACGAGGACGTGCACACGGCACTCGAGCGCGGGCTGCTGGAGCGGGCGGGTACCGACCTCGGCGGCAAGCTGCGCGCCGGCCGGTCGCGCAACGACCAGGTGGCGACCCTCTTCCGGATGTGGCTGCGGGACGCCGCCCGCCGGGTCGTCGCCGGCACCCTCGACATCATCGACGCGCTGGTCTCGCAGGCCAAGCGGCACCCGGACGCGATCCTGCCCGGCCGCACGCACCTGCAGCACGCCCAGCCGGTGCTGCTCGCGCACCACCTGATGGCCCACGGCCAGGCGCTGCTGCGCGACGTCTCGCGGCTGCAGGACTGGGACGCCCGCACGGCCGAGTCGCCGTACGGCTCGGGCGCGCTGGCCGGCTCGTCGCTGGGGCTCGACCCGGAGGCGGTCGCGGAGGAGCTCGGCTTCGCGACCAGCGTCGAGAACTCCATCGACGGCACCGCCTCGCGCGACTTCGTCGCCGAGTTCGCCTTCGCCGTCTCGATGCTGGCGATCAACCTGTCCCGGATCGCCGAAGAGGTGATCATCTGGAACACCGCCGAGTTCGGCTACGTGACGCTGGACGACGCCTGGGCCACCGGCAGCTCGATCATGCCGCAGAAGAAGAACCCGGACGTCGCCGAGCTGACCCGCGGCAAGGCGGGCCGGCTCATCGGCAACCTCACCGGCCTGCTGGCGACGCTGAAGGCGCAGCCGCTGGCCTACAACCGGGACCTGCAGGAGGACAAGGAGCCGGTGTTCGACTCGGTCGAGCAGCTCGAGCTCCTGTTCCCGGCCATCGCCGGGATGCTCGCCACCCTGACCTTCCACACCGAGCGGCTCGCCGAGCTGGCCCCGGCCGGGTTCACGCTGGCCACCGACATCGCGGAGTGGCTGGTGCGCCAGGGCGTCCCCTTCCGCGTCGCGCACGAAGCGGCGGGCGAGAGCGTCCGCGTCGCCGAGTCGCGCGGTGTCGGCCTGGACGAGCTCACCGACGAGGAGTTCGAGAAGATCAACCCGGCGTTGACCTCCGCGGTGCGGGAGGTCCTGACCGTCGAAGGCTCGGTGCAGTCCCGTGACGCGCGGGGCGGCACCGCGCCGGTCCGGGTGGCCGAGCAGCGCGCGCGCCTCGAAGAGCGGGTCACCGCCGCCCGGCACTGGCTGAACTGA
- a CDS encoding argininosuccinate synthase domain-containing protein, protein MIVLAGAGGEVTSAAAKLAEETGAEVVTLAVDLGGHPPAGGSIRDVTAFADDHCLPAIQANALVTGLAWPAVVRRLADAARRHGATTVAHGYTGRGERRFAAGMAAVAPDLRVLAVPGVPAAERTLWGYVAEPADRWRFPADGEFLAPEEVTVTFDSGVPVAVDGETVSVAGALRRLNRRAAAQGAGKYRTEDGRTFAAPGALALVTAHRALESGTLEPALARFKRQVDREWTTLVRDGQWFSPLKHALDSFVAEAQETVSGEVRLLLHDGRVTALDPRADETAAEHVARPGRITAQA, encoded by the coding sequence ATGATCGTGCTCGCCGGTGCCGGTGGGGAGGTCACCTCCGCGGCCGCGAAGCTCGCCGAGGAGACCGGAGCCGAGGTCGTGACGCTCGCCGTCGACCTCGGCGGCCACCCGCCGGCCGGCGGCTCGATCCGCGACGTGACCGCCTTCGCGGACGACCACTGCCTCCCGGCGATCCAGGCCAACGCGCTCGTCACCGGGCTGGCGTGGCCGGCGGTCGTCCGCCGCCTGGCCGACGCGGCCCGGCGGCACGGCGCCACGACCGTCGCCCACGGGTACACCGGGCGAGGTGAGCGCCGGTTCGCGGCCGGGATGGCCGCCGTGGCGCCCGATCTCCGCGTGCTCGCGGTGCCCGGCGTGCCCGCGGCCGAGCGGACCCTCTGGGGGTACGTGGCCGAACCCGCCGACCGGTGGCGGTTCCCCGCGGACGGGGAGTTCCTCGCCCCGGAGGAAGTCACCGTGACCTTCGACAGCGGGGTGCCGGTGGCGGTCGACGGCGAGACGGTCTCGGTCGCCGGAGCGCTCCGGAGGCTGAACCGCCGGGCGGCGGCACAGGGCGCCGGGAAATACCGGACCGAAGACGGGCGGACGTTCGCGGCTCCGGGCGCGCTCGCGCTGGTCACGGCGCACCGCGCGCTGGAAAGCGGAACCCTCGAGCCGGCACTGGCCCGGTTCAAGCGGCAGGTCGACCGCGAATGGACCACCCTGGTCCGCGACGGGCAGTGGTTCTCACCGCTGAAGCACGCGTTGGACAGCTTCGTCGCCGAAGCGCAGGAGACGGTCTCGGGCGAAGTGCGGCTGTTGCTGCACGACGGCCGCGTCACCGCGCTCGACCCGCGTGCCGACGAGACCGCGGCCGAGCACGTCGCGCGGCCCGGCAGGATCACCGCGCAAGCCTGA
- a CDS encoding arginine repressor, whose amino-acid sequence MTSSRVGRQARITELVSSTTIRSQTELAKLLAAEGIDVTQATLSRDLDELGAVKLRGPDSGAPVYVIPEDGSPVRGVQGGTSRLSRLLAELMVSADSSGNLMVLRTPPGAAQFLASAIDRAALEEVVGSIAGDDTVAVIAREPLSGKELAERFAALAQRSVAEHGDETTP is encoded by the coding sequence GTGACCAGCAGCCGGGTGGGGCGGCAGGCCAGGATCACCGAGCTGGTGTCGTCCACGACCATCCGCAGCCAGACCGAGCTCGCGAAACTGCTGGCCGCCGAGGGCATCGACGTCACCCAGGCGACGCTGTCGCGCGACCTCGACGAGCTGGGCGCGGTCAAGCTGCGCGGCCCGGACTCCGGCGCGCCGGTCTACGTGATCCCCGAGGACGGCAGCCCGGTCCGCGGGGTCCAGGGCGGTACGTCACGCCTGTCCCGGCTGCTCGCCGAACTGATGGTCTCGGCCGACTCGTCGGGCAACCTGATGGTGCTGCGGACCCCGCCGGGCGCGGCGCAGTTCCTGGCCAGCGCCATCGACCGGGCGGCGCTGGAGGAGGTCGTGGGCTCGATCGCGGGTGACGACACGGTCGCCGTCATCGCCCGGGAACCGTTGTCCGGCAAGGAACTCGCCGAACGCTTCGCCGCGCTGGCCCAGCGCTCGGTCGCGGAACACGGAGACGAGACAACGCCATGA